DNA from Nocardioides yefusunii:
TACGCAGTGAGATGCAGGACGGCAGCACCCAGGGTGCGGAGATCGCCCCCGGCATGGGCCAGAGAAGCCTCGAGCAGTGCAGGGGTCGCACTGAGGCCGGCGGAGGTGATGATCTCGGTGACCTCGTCGGGCAAGGCGGTGAGGGTCACCGGGTCGATGACGTGGGTGCCGGGGTCGAGGAGCAGCCCGGTGACGACGTCGGGTGCGATCCATCGGCTCGCGACCACGATCTGGTTGTCGTGGTGAAGACTTGCCACCAGGGTGAGTGTCTGCCAGAAGACAGCAGGGCGGTCGGTCAGGTACTCGCACCGGTCCAGGACGACGGTGACGCCGGGCAGGGCACGTGCGAGCGCATGGGTGGAGGAGAGTCGCCTTCCTCGCGACGTCGGTCGTCGCAGGGCGGCGATGACGTCGTCAGGTGCGCCTGCGCATGCGGCCGCTTCGACCACGGCTTCCCACGCATCCTGGGCCGAGGTGACGTCAGGCGTGAGCGTGACCCACAGGACAGGACGTCCGGCTTCTCGCTGGAGGTCGGCCCATGCCCGCAGGAGAGTGGTCTTGCCGCTGCCTCCCGGGCCGTGGAGCACGGTCAGGGGGGTGGCGCCGATCTGTGCGAGGAGCCGGTTCCTCCACGCCGTCGATGTCCTCACGAGAACTCCTCCGTGGATCGGCGGTGTCGGGACGCCCGATCAGTTAACCGATACTGACTGGATTGTTATTCGATGAGGGTGGGGTGGTTCAAGTTCTCACTTCGCAGGGAATCTGAAAACGCTCAGAACTCCTTGCGCCAGCGCATCGGCCAGGAGCGGCCGTCCGGGTCGTGAAGGAGCCGGTACATGGGAGCAGCCAACGCCTGACGCGCCAGCCCCAGGGACGGATCGGGAAGACGTCGCAGACGCCCCGGGGGACGGGGGCCCTGCTGGCCGCCGGCGTGCCAGGCCTCGAGGGCGTCCGCGCTCTCCGCGAACCTGTCGAACAGCGCCGCGGGATCCACGCAGTCGTCCATCACCTCGAGCAGGTCGGCGTCCTCCATCGCGTCGATCGAGGTGAGTCGGTCCGGGTCGAGTCGGTCCAGGTGCTCAGCGGCCAGAGTCAGGCGCAGGCGGCGCGCGTACCCCGCACGACCTTCGCCGCCGAGGTCCATCACGGCCGCGGAGAGTTCGGAGTCGTTGGTCCAGGAGCGACGGCAGAAGTTGTCCGACCCGATCGAGGCCCAGGCGTCGTCGAGCACGCAGACCTTGGCGTGGACGTACACCGGCGTGCCGGCGTGGTTCTCCAGACCGTAGAACGCCACCCGGCCGGGGGCTGCCGCCATCACGCGCAGCACGCCCCGCATCCGTCCCAGCATCTGCGGGTCGCGGGCGAACCAGCCCTCCTGGTCGGGGAACTGGGGGAGGACGGCCACCAGGTGCAGCTCAGGGTTGGCCCGGAGCGCATCCACCAGGACGGTGCTCATCTCGCCGCCCCACAGGAACTGGTCCTCGATGTAGATCAGGTGGCGAGTGTGGGAGACCGCCTTGGTGTAGCCCCGGGCCACGGAACGCTCACCCTCGGGAGCGAAGTCGAACGACCAGCCGTGACCGAGCTTGGGGTAGGTGCGAAGCAGCTGCACTGCATGGTCGGCATCGGAGCGCGCTGCAGGAGCCGGTCGCTGCTCGGGCAGGGGACGGACCTCGTCGTGCAGGTCGTCCGCGGAGTCGCGCAGGCGACGGAACGGGTTGCGGCTCGTCGGGGTGGAGTCGTTCCAGCGTTCGCGGAAGACAGTCTCGACGTCGTGGACCACCGGCCCCTGCAGTGCCACCTGGACGTCGTGCCACGGGGGCCGGGGGCCGTACTCGGAGGCGATCTCCTCGGCCTGGGGGTCGCCGTGGTGGTTGGCGTCGTCACGACGACCGTGGCACAGGTCGATCCCGCCGACGTAGGCGATGTCTCGGCTGGAGTCGTCTGCGTGCCGGATGACGACGAACTTCTGGTGGTGGGCGCCGTTGCGGCGCACCCGCATGTCGAGCTGGACGTCCGCGCCGAGCTCTTGCAACGCCTGTCCGAGGTCGCGGTGCTCCTCGTGGGAGTAGCCCAGGAAGCCCGCGTGGGAACGCCACACGAGTGCCCGGACGTCGACGCCTCGGTCGATCGCGCGTCCCAGGACGGCGAGAAGGGTGTCGTGGGGGGAGTCGGTGAGCTGCTGGTCGTCGTTGGACTGCCAGTCGGTGAACCAGACGATGTCTCCCGCCGACGTGGCCTCCACCGCGGCACACAGTTCGGTGAAGTAGGTGTGACCGTGGACGAGGGGGCGCGCCAGGTTGCCGCGGCTCCAGGCCTCGCCCGGGTGAGCGTCGTCGATCGTGGTGCTGGTGTTGCCGCGCGCACTGCGCGAGAGGAACCACTGGTGGGGGTCGATCGGGGTGGTGCTCAGGCCCATGGAAGCAGGTCTCCTTCTTGCGGACGCGACGACGCGCCCCATCCTGCCCCCTCGTCGGCTTTCGCGGGGCGATCCGACTAGGCTCGTCCCTGTGTCCGGACAAGTGCCGGCACGGGGCGGTAGCTCAGTCGGTTAGAGCAGAGGACTCATAATCCTTGGGTCGTGGGTTCGAGCCCCACCCGCCCTACCACCACTCCCATCGCGATCGCACCGCGTGCGCGCAGGTCCTCCGCAGCGTCAGCCGTGCTCGGTCAGGGGTGGACGTGGGGGTGCGACCAGCGCCAGACCCTCCATGTAGGCGTCGCCCACGGTGATCCGGGTGATGTCGCGTGCGGTGAAGTAGGACGGGTCGTTGTCCCACTCGCCGACGGTGTTCAGTTCGTGCACGACGACGTCGCGCCCCTCCGCGGCCAGCGGAACTCCCACCCAAAGAGCGTCGGGCCGCTCACGTTCACAGTGGATCGACACGAGGTCCCCCCGCGCGGCCAACGTGCCCAGCAATCGGCTGGCGCGGTCGAGGTCCAGCCCGACGGGGGCGAGTAGCGGCCAAGTGCCACGGGCGCGGAGGATGCGTTCGGCGACCTTCTCACGTCGGCTGCGACGCACCCGGGAGACGTCACGGAGCCGGACGAGGTCCCAGCCGTCGTGGCGGCGTCCCTCGTCGAGCAGCGCGATCGCGGCCCACCGCTTGCCCAGCGCGACCACGAAGCCGTGGCTCTCGTCGTCGCAGTGGTGGCTGCTCACCCGCACGGGGAACTGTTCGCTCAGTGCTTGCCCGAGTCGCCGGCGGATCTCGTCGCCGGGATGTGGTCGGGCGTCGTCAGCAGGTCGCTTTCCCATCGTTCCACCCTAGGCCCGGAAACGGGGTGGTGGATCGGGAACGACCCGGAATCTCAGCCTTCGCCGGCGATCAGGAACGCGCCGTCCTTCTCCACCAGCTGGAGACGGACGCTCTCGGTGGACGTCCGACCCGAGGAGAGGAAGTACCGCACGGTGTAGGAGACGCGCAGCGTGGCGGGGTCGCCGGAGACGGCAAGCACCTCAGCGCTGTCGACCTGGTTCCACCAGCGGGTGTACCCGGCGAAGCCGCCGCTGGAGGACTGGAAGCCGGGCGTGAGCCGTGTGAAGGCGGTCTCCGGATCGTTCGGTGCCGCGACCAGGTAGGAGCGCGCGAACCGCTCCAGGCTCTCCTGCGTGACGGGTTCGGCGGTGGGGGAGGGCTCCTCACTCGGCTCGTCGGAGGGCTCGACCTCTGCGTCCGGACGCACGCTGGGTGAGTGGGTCAACGTCGAACGAGGGCTCTTGCGCGACGTGGGTTCCGACGCGTCCCCGGTCGGGGTGGACCCGGCCGACGCGAGTTCGCCGTCGACCCGGGCATCGGAGGAGTCGTCACGCAGTGCGAGGACGAGCACCAGGACCGTGGCCACGGTGACCATGCCTGCGAGCGCGACCCAGTGCCAGACCGGACGGGCGACGGCCGCTTCGGCACGTTCGCGGGCAGCGGTCTGGAACGTCGCCGCCGCAGGGACCGGTGCGGCGGGTGCCGGTTCCGTAGCGGGCACGGGTGTCGGGGAGGTCGGGCGGCTGCCCCGGGTGGGGCGGCCGATCAGGTGGTCGCGCACCTGCTGAGTGCTCCAGCGCGCGGCCGGGTCGATGACGAGCGTGTGCTCGATGACCTCGGCCAGACGCGGATCGGTCTCCAGTCGCGGCGGAGGCTCGTTGACGATGCGGTACATCGTGCTGAGCACGTTCTCACTGGTGTCGTACGGAGCACGGCCTGCGAGCAGGTGGAAGAGGGTGGCGCCGATCGCCCAGACGTCGCTGGCCTCGGTGGCCCGTCCGCCGGTGACGACCTCGGGGGAGAGGTAGGCGGGGGAGCCGGTGACGAGACCGGTCTTGGTCAGGGCGCGGTCGTCCTCGCCACGGGCGATGCCGAAGTCGGTCAGCTTTGCGATCTCACCGGGGGTGCCGGGGGCATGGACCAGGACGTTGGAGGGCTTCACGTCGCGGTGGACGACGCCGTGGGCGTGCACGTACGCGACGGCGTCGGCGAGGTTTCCGATCAGCTTGCGCGCGCGTTCGGGCGCGAGGGCGCCCTGGCTCTTGGCGAGCGCGGACAGGCTCGTTCCTTCGACGTACTCCATGACGAGCCAGAACGAGTCTCCGACGTGGACGAGGTCGTAGACGCCGACGAGGTGGGGGTGGGTGAGGGAGGCCGCGATGCGTGCTTCGCGCTCGGCACGTACCTCCTCGGGAGAGGTTCCGCCGGGCACGTACCCCACTCGCTTGAGCGCGACGTCACGCCCCAGCAGGGTGTCCCTGCCGAGGTGCACGGCGCCGCTGGCTCCGCGACCGATCTCGCGTTCGAAGGTGTACCTGCCCGATGTCACGGGGCACAGCCTAGGCAGAAGCGGCGACAGAGTTCACGATCTGGCAGGCTTGGTCCAGCCTCGTGCATCCGGCTCGGGCGCAAACCGGAAGGAAATACGGTGTCGACCCCCAATATTCTGGACGACCTCGAGTGGCGCGGACTGATCGCGAACTCGACCGACCGAGAGGCCCTGTACGCGGCCCTGGGTGACGGGAGTGTCCGGTACTACGTGGGCTTCGACCCGACCGCGCCGAGCCTCCACATGGGCAACCTGGTTCAGGTCGTCACCGCGAAGCGCCTCCAAGACGCCGGCCACACGCCGTTCATCCTCGTGGGTGGCGCGACCGGCATGATC
Protein-coding regions in this window:
- a CDS encoding phospholipase D family protein; translation: MGLSTTPIDPHQWFLSRSARGNTSTTIDDAHPGEAWSRGNLARPLVHGHTYFTELCAAVEATSAGDIVWFTDWQSNDDQQLTDSPHDTLLAVLGRAIDRGVDVRALVWRSHAGFLGYSHEEHRDLGQALQELGADVQLDMRVRRNGAHHQKFVVIRHADDSSRDIAYVGGIDLCHGRRDDANHHGDPQAEEIASEYGPRPPWHDVQVALQGPVVHDVETVFRERWNDSTPTSRNPFRRLRDSADDLHDEVRPLPEQRPAPAARSDADHAVQLLRTYPKLGHGWSFDFAPEGERSVARGYTKAVSHTRHLIYIEDQFLWGGEMSTVLVDALRANPELHLVAVLPQFPDQEGWFARDPQMLGRMRGVLRVMAAAPGRVAFYGLENHAGTPVYVHAKVCVLDDAWASIGSDNFCRRSWTNDSELSAAVMDLGGEGRAGYARRLRLTLAAEHLDRLDPDRLTSIDAMEDADLLEVMDDCVDPAALFDRFAESADALEAWHAGGQQGPRPPGRLRRLPDPSLGLARQALAAPMYRLLHDPDGRSWPMRWRKEF
- a CDS encoding serine/threonine-protein kinase; its protein translation is MTSGRYTFEREIGRGASGAVHLGRDTLLGRDVALKRVGYVPGGTSPEEVRAEREARIAASLTHPHLVGVYDLVHVGDSFWLVMEYVEGTSLSALAKSQGALAPERARKLIGNLADAVAYVHAHGVVHRDVKPSNVLVHAPGTPGEIAKLTDFGIARGEDDRALTKTGLVTGSPAYLSPEVVTGGRATEASDVWAIGATLFHLLAGRAPYDTSENVLSTMYRIVNEPPPRLETDPRLAEVIEHTLVIDPAARWSTQQVRDHLIGRPTRGSRPTSPTPVPATEPAPAAPVPAAATFQTAARERAEAAVARPVWHWVALAGMVTVATVLVLVLALRDDSSDARVDGELASAGSTPTGDASEPTSRKSPRSTLTHSPSVRPDAEVEPSDEPSEEPSPTAEPVTQESLERFARSYLVAAPNDPETAFTRLTPGFQSSSGGFAGYTRWWNQVDSAEVLAVSGDPATLRVSYTVRYFLSSGRTSTESVRLQLVEKDGAFLIAGEG